The following coding sequences lie in one Chelmon rostratus isolate fCheRos1 chromosome 2, fCheRos1.pri, whole genome shotgun sequence genomic window:
- the LOC121623683 gene encoding N-acetyltransferase family 8 member 3-like, giving the protein MQLVIRRYRPSDKDAVHTLFSTGIQEHIPTCFHNAITSPLYLAITLALCIAGYLLGSVLGAVVLPGVWVSFVYSCSYLVYYSYVREKLQTDMQDIPGNYLSRPDDCYWVAEAEIDGRAQIMGMVAVIGKQSGEKRYGELFRMIVSPLCRRTGLGVRLTQTVIDFCKERGFSEVVLETSSTQTAAMALYTKLGFRQVSSLVGTRVPFLFIKLAKVSILRMKKEL; this is encoded by the coding sequence ATGCAGCTGGTGATCCGTCGGTACCGTCCGTCAGACAAAGATGCCGTGCACACCCTGTTCAGCACCGGCATCCAGGAGCACATACCGACATGTTTTCACAACGCCATAACTAGCCCTCTCTACCTCGCCATCACCCTGGCTCTGTGTATTGCTGGCTACCTCCTTGGCTCTGTGTTAGGGGCTGTGGTGTTGCCAGGAGTCTGGGTGAGCTTTGTCTACTCCTGCTCTTATTTGGTATATTACAGCTACGTCAGAGAGAAACTCCAGACGGACATGCAGGACATCCCTGGGAACTATCTGAGCCGACCGGATGACTGTTACTGGGTGGCAGAGGCCGAGATTGATGGGAGGGCCCAGATCATGGGTATGGTGGCTGTAATAGGCAAACAAAGTGGGGAAAAGCGATACGGGGAACTGTTCAGAATGATCGTCTCGCCATTGTGCAGACGGACGGGCCTGGGTGTGAGGTTGACTCAGACTGTGATTGACTTCTGTAAGGAACGAGGCTTCTCTGAGGTGGTGCTGGAGACCAGCTCCACTCAGACTGCTGCTATGGCCCTGTACACGAAACTGGGGTTTAGGCAGGTCTCTTCACTTGTCGGAACAAGGGTTCCCTTTTTGTTTATAAAGTTGGCCAAGGTCTCGAttttaagaatgaaaaaagagctGTAG